From Blastochloris viridis, one genomic window encodes:
- a CDS encoding isochorismatase family protein: protein MSAIPSLISYPLPSGSSLPANITHWKVDMERAVLLIHDMQRYFVGFFDDRMRYLLINNIKILRQVLVSHKVPIAYSAQPGGMNDTERGLLKDFWGPGMKVAPEDRNVVDELRPEPGDWILTKWRYSAFFRSDLLARMKAARRDQIILCGVYAHVGVIATAVDAFSNDIKPFLVADATADFSEDFHRSTLTYAAQRCAHVTTVEEVLP, encoded by the coding sequence ATGAGCGCTATACCCTCGCTGATTTCCTACCCACTGCCGTCGGGAAGCAGCCTTCCCGCCAACATCACGCATTGGAAAGTGGACATGGAACGCGCCGTTCTATTGATCCACGACATGCAGCGGTACTTTGTCGGGTTCTTTGACGACCGTATGCGCTATCTGCTGATCAATAACATCAAGATACTTCGCCAGGTTCTGGTGAGCCATAAGGTCCCGATCGCCTATTCGGCCCAGCCTGGCGGAATGAACGACACCGAGCGGGGATTGCTGAAAGATTTTTGGGGCCCCGGCATGAAAGTCGCGCCCGAGGATCGTAACGTCGTTGACGAATTGAGGCCGGAGCCGGGCGACTGGATACTGACCAAGTGGCGCTATAGTGCCTTCTTCCGGTCCGATTTACTTGCCCGGATGAAAGCTGCCCGGCGCGACCAGATCATCTTATGCGGCGTCTATGCGCATGTCGGAGTCATCGCGACCGCTGTCGATGCCTTTTCGAACGATATCAAGCCTTTCCTGGTCGCCGATGCGACGGCGGATTTTTCGGAGGACTTCCATCGCTCAACGCTCACCTATGCGGCGCAGCGTTGTGCGCATGTGACAACGGTCGAAGAGGTGCTCCCTTGA
- a CDS encoding TetR family transcriptional regulator, with protein MELRAALVEAAYALFEEKGFDETRIDDITNDVDVSARTFFRYFSSKEDVVLDYYAVEHEEIVAALKERPIDEPIITALRRATVTVTKGCEEGFYGVDGDRFRTLRALIRTHPLIRARSLEQAHSRKGELVSVIAERLGVDPRTDIKASVLAEVLEFAASAAYDIWRQPQAQGVSYYEVLDDVFGLLEGGINFIKT; from the coding sequence ATGGAGCTGCGCGCAGCGCTAGTCGAGGCAGCATATGCGCTGTTCGAGGAGAAAGGATTTGACGAGACTCGAATCGATGACATCACCAACGACGTTGACGTGTCAGCGCGGACTTTCTTTCGTTACTTCTCGTCGAAGGAGGACGTCGTTCTTGATTATTATGCCGTCGAGCACGAGGAGATCGTCGCGGCGCTGAAGGAGCGCCCGATCGATGAGCCGATCATCACCGCCTTGAGACGGGCAACCGTCACCGTTACCAAGGGGTGCGAAGAGGGCTTTTACGGCGTTGATGGCGACCGTTTCCGCACGTTGCGGGCGCTTATTCGCACCCATCCCCTCATACGGGCACGGAGCCTGGAGCAAGCACACTCCCGCAAAGGCGAGTTGGTCTCCGTAATTGCCGAGCGACTTGGCGTCGATCCCAGAACGGACATCAAGGCTAGTGTCTTAGCAGAAGTTTTAGAGTTTGCGGCAAGTGCGGCCTATGACATATGGCGACAGCCGCAGGCGCAGGGCGTTTCGTATTACGAGGTGCTTGACGATGTGTTCGGGTTGCTGGAAGGCGGAATCAATTTTATCAAAACTTGA
- a CDS encoding ISAs1 family transposase — MSLDGLSLDALLVPEKSRLKVLLDHLSVIEDPREAWRVAHPLPEVLLLVVCGTLADCDDYEGIAEWGETHLSFLRRFLPYHHGVPGARWLTLLMNRIDPDLFAAAFTAWVRESWPDRPDLVAIDGKTSRRSHDRGAGKAPLHLVSAFATTRRLVLGQEAVADKSSETTAIPLLIERLAAAGGLDGTLISIDAIATNPTIATAIRGAKADYLLAVKANQPTLRAEIESFFAEAPAAETESVTDLDKGHGRIESRTVTVAREVDWLKGDRRFPGELRLPDVATIVRVASRAELADRCRFETRYYVSSAALSATAAAEAVRSHWAIENSLHWVLDVTFGDDQSRLRKGHGARNMAVVRHFAFNLLRAVTDKKSLRLRRKRAGWDPQYCAQVLGHRAR, encoded by the coding sequence ATGAGCCTTGATGGCCTGAGCCTTGATGCCCTGCTTGTCCCTGAGAAGTCGCGCCTGAAGGTGCTGCTCGACCACCTGTCGGTGATCGAGGACCCACGCGAGGCGTGGCGGGTGGCTCACCCGCTGCCGGAGGTGCTGCTTTTGGTGGTGTGCGGCACCTTGGCGGACTGCGACGACTACGAGGGGATCGCCGAGTGGGGCGAGACGCATCTGTCGTTTCTGCGCCGCTTCCTGCCCTACCACCACGGGGTACCGGGGGCGCGCTGGCTGACCCTGCTGATGAACCGCATCGACCCGGACCTGTTCGCGGCGGCGTTCACGGCGTGGGTTCGGGAGAGCTGGCCGGATCGCCCGGACCTGGTCGCGATCGACGGCAAGACCTCGCGGCGCAGCCACGACCGCGGGGCCGGCAAGGCGCCGCTCCATCTCGTCTCGGCGTTCGCCACCACCCGCCGCCTGGTGCTCGGCCAGGAGGCGGTCGCCGACAAGAGCAGCGAGACCACGGCGATCCCCCTCCTGATCGAGCGGCTCGCCGCCGCCGGCGGCCTCGACGGCACCCTGATCTCGATCGACGCCATCGCCACCAATCCGACCATCGCCACCGCCATCCGAGGCGCCAAGGCCGACTATCTGCTCGCCGTGAAGGCCAACCAGCCGACCCTGCGGGCCGAGATCGAGAGCTTCTTCGCCGAGGCGCCCGCGGCCGAGACCGAGAGCGTCACCGACCTCGACAAGGGCCATGGCCGCATCGAGAGCCGCACCGTCACGGTTGCCCGCGAGGTCGATTGGCTGAAGGGGGACCGGCGTTTTCCCGGCGAATTGCGGCTGCCCGACGTCGCCACCATCGTGCGCGTCGCATCGCGCGCCGAGCTCGCCGACCGCTGCCGTTTCGAGACCCGATACTACGTCTCCTCGGCCGCGCTCTCGGCAACCGCTGCCGCCGAGGCCGTGCGAAGCCACTGGGCGATCGAGAACAGCCTGCACTGGGTCCTCGACGTCACCTTCGGCGACGACCAGTCCCGCCTGCGCAAGGGACACGGCGCCAGGAACATGGCTGTCGTCCGCCACTTCGCCTTCAATCTCCTGCGCGCCGTCACCGACAAGAAAAGTCTCAGGCTCAGGCGAAAGCGCGCTGGCTGGGACCCCCAATATTGCGCCCAAGTTCTCGGACACAGGGCGCGTTAA
- a CDS encoding SEL1-like repeat protein — translation MARYEIAELETAAIAAGQASGDIFYRLGLMYSTGASVKTDRVTAHKWFNLAAMRGNGEAARLRRELAAEMTDAEIATALRAAREWAKTH, via the coding sequence ATGGCGCGTTACGAGATCGCCGAACTGGAGACCGCCGCGATCGCCGCCGGGCAGGCGTCGGGCGACATTTTCTACCGACTGGGCCTGATGTACTCGACGGGCGCCTCGGTGAAGACCGACCGGGTGACGGCCCACAAATGGTTCAATCTGGCGGCGATGCGCGGAAATGGCGAAGCGGCGCGGCTGCGCCGGGAGCTGGCGGCCGAGATGACCGACGCCGAAATCGCGACCGCCCTGCGCGCCGCCCGTGAATGGGCCAAGACGCATTAA
- the glk gene encoding glucokinase, with the protein MTATTTAPAPNTTLIADLGGTNARFALFGADKVGPIVRLAVADHASLPAAIASFLAKAAPAHPPTRAVLAIAGPVDDGRAVFTNADWIADAQQLGRTFGFSSVRLVNDFAAQAWALPHLGGGDLFALGGEASVPGAPMVVLGPGTGLGVAALVPTPAGGIVISTEGGHVTLPGTSPREDAIIAVLRAKLGHVSAESVLSGPGLVHLHDAIATLDGACHTARTGPEITAAGLAGSCPVCRSTLDAFCAMLGMVAGNLALSFGARGGVFVAGGIAPRLVDYLKQSAFRAQFEAKGRFRAYLQPIPVHVVLHGDPAFVGLAAIARAG; encoded by the coding sequence ATGACCGCGACCACCACCGCACCGGCGCCGAACACCACGCTGATCGCCGACCTGGGCGGAACCAACGCGCGTTTCGCCCTGTTTGGCGCCGACAAGGTCGGCCCCATCGTGCGTTTGGCGGTGGCCGACCACGCCAGCCTGCCGGCGGCGATCGCGAGCTTCCTGGCCAAGGCGGCGCCGGCGCACCCGCCCACCCGCGCGGTGCTGGCGATCGCCGGCCCGGTCGACGACGGCCGCGCCGTTTTCACCAACGCCGACTGGATCGCCGATGCCCAGCAGCTCGGCCGCACCTTCGGCTTCAGCTCGGTGCGGCTGGTCAACGATTTCGCCGCCCAGGCCTGGGCGCTGCCCCACCTCGGCGGCGGCGACCTGTTTGCGCTCGGCGGCGAGGCTTCGGTGCCGGGCGCGCCGATGGTGGTGCTGGGGCCGGGCACCGGCCTCGGCGTTGCCGCGCTGGTGCCGACGCCGGCCGGCGGCATCGTGATCTCGACCGAGGGCGGCCACGTCACCTTGCCCGGCACCTCGCCGCGCGAGGACGCCATCATCGCGGTGCTGCGCGCCAAGCTCGGCCACGTCTCGGCCGAGAGCGTGCTGTCCGGGCCGGGCCTGGTGCATCTGCACGACGCCATCGCCACCCTGGACGGCGCCTGCCACACCGCGCGCACCGGGCCGGAGATCACCGCGGCCGGCCTGGCCGGCAGCTGTCCGGTGTGCCGCAGCACGCTCGACGCCTTCTGCGCCATGCTGGGCATGGTGGCGGGCAATCTCGCGCTGTCGTTCGGGGCGCGCGGCGGGGTGTTCGTCGCCGGCGGCATCGCCCCGCGTCTGGTCGATTATCTCAAGCAGTCGGCATTCCGCGCGCAGTTCGAGGCCAAGGGCCGCTTCCGCGCCTACCTCCAGCCGATTCCGGTTCACGTCGTTCTGCATGGCGATCCGGCGTTCGTCGGCCTGGCGGCGATCGCGCGGGCGGGCTGA
- a CDS encoding SWIB/MDM2 domain-containing protein, translating into MQKDQSEDTMATTTKTGKPNALQKPMQPSPELAAVVGAGPLARSEVVSKIWDYIKSNNLQNPANKREILADDKLQKVFGRDKVSMFEMNKFISAHLK; encoded by the coding sequence ATGCAAAAGGACCAATCGGAGGACACGATGGCGACCACCACCAAGACCGGAAAGCCCAACGCCCTGCAAAAGCCGATGCAGCCCTCGCCGGAACTGGCCGCGGTGGTCGGCGCCGGCCCCCTGGCCCGCTCAGAAGTCGTGAGCAAGATCTGGGACTACATCAAGTCCAACAACCTGCAGAACCCGGCCAACAAGCGTGAGATCCTGGCCGACGACAAGCTGCAGAAGGTGTTCGGCCGGGACAAGGTGTCGATGTTCGAGATGAACAAGTTCATCTCCGCGCACCTGAAGTGA